A genomic stretch from Apis cerana isolate GH-2021 linkage group LG7, AcerK_1.0, whole genome shotgun sequence includes:
- the LOC114577726 gene encoding uncharacterized protein LOC114577726: protein MHLKLLLYLLYIVFNFTIGINLWKKYNQIRKKISQVLNKQEGSDLLLDINEYEYPKANETLRKIHKELWQEYYKCLKETYNEIGPERIMYPITYEVLIGTLITLKCQICISPIEIYTSNNIEWYFNNTANNETNRLIDETDNIFISPEDRALMIRNIKSDQAGQYWCKFKDTISIYYYISIDTDLEGIRTVYPTTAPNMLHAMPQEVIPEYNLNIYTMWTKWSLCSKCNAIGKKIRYGYCTLSSHEQIIKKNVIEKKQLEDHKRETIDKKNETIKIAQNQIINESVNNKIKIVLRLFRNRIPCKSKYLPKALNISKINDRKTEIMMHYCKVKCSENIIFEIRDKKGNVLESANNSAGIYSMIQGMPAPLLPVIRTTIYKKYNKKATLICLG, encoded by the exons atgcatttaaaattgctgttatatttattgtatatagtttttaattttacaataggaataaatttatggaaaaaatataatcaaattcgtaaaaaaataagtcaAGTATTGAACAAACAAGaag gGAGTGATTTACTTCttgatattaatgaatatgaatatccAAAAGCAAATGAAACACttagaaaaatacataaagaGTTATGGcaggaatattataaatgtttaaaagaaaCATATAATGAAATTGGACCAGAAAGAATTATGTATCCAATAACTTATGAAGTTTTAATAGGAACATTAATCAC actaaaatgtcaaatatgtatatctccaattgaaatatatactagcaataatatagaatggtatttcaataatactgctaataatgaaacaaataggCTTATAGATGAAAcagacaatatatttatttcaccaGAAGATAGAGCATTAATGATTCGTAACATTAag TCTGATCAAGCTGGTCAATACTGGTGCAAATTTAAAGatacaatatcaatatattattatatatctattgatACTGATCTTGAAGGAATAAGAACTGTATATCCTACAACAGCACCTAACATGCTTCATGCAATGCCACAAGAGGTTATcccagaatataatttaaatatttatacaatgtgGACTAAATGGTCTTTGTGTTCTAAATGTAATGCAATTGgtaaaaaaatacgatatggATACTGCACTCTTTCTTCACATGagcaaattattaagaaaaatgtaatagaaaaaaaacagttGGAAGATCATAAAAGAGAAA ctatagataaaaaaaatgaaacaataaaaatagctcaaaatcaaattataaatgaaagtgtaaataataaaatcaaaatagttTTACGTTTATTTAGAAACAGAATACCatgtaaaagtaaatatttaccaaaagctttgaatatttcaaaaatcaatgatagaaaaacagaaattatGATGCATTATTgcaaa GTAAAATgttcagaaaatataatatttgaaataagagATAAGAAAGGAAATGTGCTTGAAAGTGCAAATAACAGTGCTGGTATATATTCTATGATTCAAGGGATGCCTGCTCCATTATTACCAGTCATACGtacaacaatttataaaaaatataataaaaaagcaacTCTTATATGTTTAGggtaa